The Pseudoxanthomonas sp. CF385 region CCGTACTTGGCCTCGAACTCCGGATCGGTGTCGGCCGGCAGGTAGTACACGTACGGCGTGTTGGTGATCGTGCCCATGTTGGCGTCGACGACCTTGCTCAGGTATTCCTTCCACGGGCCGTCTTCGCTCGTGGTCGGCGCGACCAGGGCGACTTCGGCCGGCTCGGCCGGGGCTTCATCCTGCTTCTTGCACGCCGCGAACGGCAGCAAGAGGCAGGCGGTCAGCAGCACGCGGGTTGCGATGTTCTTCATGGGTCTTCCCCCTCCTGTTGGATCTGTTGTCGGAATGCGGGCGCTCAGGCGCCCTTCTCGGTCTGCCATTGTGCCTTGAGCGCGGCGACCACGGCCGGCGGCACGAAACCGGACACGTCCCCGCCCAGGCGCGCGATCTCGCGCACCAGCGACGATGAGATGAAGCCGTATTGCTCGGCCGGCGTCAGGAACAGCGTTTCCACCTCGGGAATCAGGTGGCGGTTCATGCTGGCCAGCTGGAATTCGTACTCGAAGTCGGACACGGCGCGCAGGCCGCGCAACAGCACGCCGCCGCCCACCTCTTTCACGAAGTGGGCCAGCAGGCCGTCGAAGCCGCGCACTTCCACGTGCGGGTGCTTGGCCACCGCGTCGCGCGCCAGTTCCACGCGCTGCGCCAGCGGCAGCGCCGGACCCTTGCCGGGGCTCTCGGCCACGCCGATGATCACGCGCTCGAACAGCGGCGCGGCCCGATCGATCAGGTCGATATGGCCGTTGGTGATCGGGTCGAACGTGCCGGGATACACGGCCGTCCGGGTGCGTGCCACAGTCATGCAGTCGTCGCCGGCGAATCGTCGGGGCGCAGTGTACCAGCGGCCTGCGCCCCGGGGGTGCGATAGAGGGCGTAGCGCACGTCGCGGGTCTGGCCCTCGCGGTGCAGGGCCCACTCCGGCGGCACCGCCGGCACCGTGCCCGCCGGCGCTTCGACATAGACCCAGGCGTCCGCGGCCAGACGGGGCACCAGCGCCGCCAGCGCGCGTTCCCACAGCCCCTCGGCGAACGGCGGATCGAGGAACACCAGATCGAAGCGGGCGTCCTGGCCCGCGAGCCACGTCAGCGCGTCCTGCGCGATCACCGTGGCCGCGGCGTCCAGGCGGCCGGACACGTCGCGCAGCGCGACTGCCAGGCCGGGATCGCGCTCCACCAGCGTGGCGTGCGCGGCGCCCCGCGACAGGGCTTCCAGCCCCAGCGCGCCGGTACCCGCGAACAGGTCCAGCACGCGCGCGCCGGGCAGCGCCGGCATCAGCCAGTTGAAGACCGTCTCGCGCACGCGGTCGCTGCTGGGTCGCAGGCCCGGGCGATCCGGCACGGCCAGTTTCGTACCCCGCCAGCGTCCACCGATGATCCGCACCTGGCCGGCGCCGCGCGGCGCGCTGGCGGTAGACATCTGGCGCGGCGGCGGCGGTTTCCGGGGCATCGGCGGCATCGTGCGAATGGCTGCAGATGATAGCCGCCGCACGCCGTCCACCGGCCGGCGCGGGTTGAAAACCCCCTCGGAACCCATACACCGGACCCATCGGCCGCATCGGCGGCCCAGACCCATGCCATGGAGCACGACCGCGATGACCGTTGAGACGCGCAAGGAAACCCTGGGTTTCCAGACCGAGGTGAAGCAGCTGCTCCAGCTGATGATCCATTCGCTCTATTCGAACAAGGAGATCTTCCTGCGCGAGCTGGTCTCCAACGCCGCCGATGCCGCCGACAAGCTGCGCTTCGAAGCGTTGAAGGAGCCCGGGCTGCTCGAGGACGACCCCACGCCGCGGATCCGCATCGGCTTCGATGCCGACGCACGCACCCTCACCATCGACGACAATGGCATCGGCATGAGCCGCGAGGACGCGATCGCCCACCTCGGCACGATCGCGAAATCCGGCACCGGCGAGTTCCTGCGCGCCCTGAGCGGCGACCAGAAGAAGGACGCGAACCTGATCGGCCAGTTCGGCGTGGGTTTCTACAGCGCCTTCATCGTCGCCGACCGCGTGGACGTGTTCAGCCGTCGCGCCGGCCTGCCCGCCAGCGAGGGCGTGCACTGGTCCAGCGCCGGCGAAGGCGATTTCGAGGTGGCCACGATCGACAAGCCGGAGCGCGGCACCCGCATCGTGCTGCACCTGAAGGACGGCGAGGAAGGTTTCGCCGACGGCTGGAAGCTGCGCGGCATCATCAAGAAGTACTCCGACCACGTCGGCCTGCCGATCGAGATGCCGAAGGAGCATCACGGCGAAGACGCGCCGGCGACCGCGGAGTGGGAAGCCGTGAACAAGGCCAGCGCGTTGTGGACGCGCGCCAGGGCCGAGATCGCCGACGAGGAGTACACCGAGTTCTACAAGCACATCGCCCACGACTTCACCGACCCGGTGGCGTGGAGCCACAACAAGGTCGAAGGCAAGCTGGAGTACACCTCGCTGCTGTACGTGCCGGCCCGCGCGCCGTTCGACCTGTACCACCGCGACGGCGCCAAGGGCCTGAAGCTGTACGTGCAGCGCGTCTTCATCATGGACCAGGCCGAGCAGTTCCTGCCGCTGTACCTGCGCTTCCTGCGCGGCGTGGTGGATTCGTCGGATCTCTCGCTCAATGTCTCGCGCGAGATCCTGCAGTCGGGGCCCGTGGTGGATTCGATGCGCGCGGCGCTGACCAAGCGCGCGCTCGACATGCTGGAGAAACTGGCGAAGGACAAGCCGGAGGACTACAAGGCGTTCTGGACGAACTTCGGCCAGGTGCTGAAGGAAGGCCCGGCCGAGGATTACGGCAATCGCGAGAAGGTGGCCGGCCTGCTGCGCTTCGCGTCCACCCACGATGCGTCGGGCGAACCCTCCGTGTCGCTGGCCGACTACGTGGGCCGCCTGCAGGAGGGCCAGGACAAGCTCTACTACCTCACCGGCGACTCGCACGCGCAGATCAAGGACAGTCCGCACCTGGAGATCTTCCGCA contains the following coding sequences:
- the coaD gene encoding pantetheine-phosphate adenylyltransferase, whose protein sequence is MTVARTRTAVYPGTFDPITNGHIDLIDRAAPLFERVIIGVAESPGKGPALPLAQRVELARDAVAKHPHVEVRGFDGLLAHFVKEVGGGVLLRGLRAVSDFEYEFQLASMNRHLIPEVETLFLTPAEQYGFISSSLVREIARLGGDVSGFVPPAVVAALKAQWQTEKGA
- the rsmD gene encoding 16S rRNA (guanine(966)-N(2))-methyltransferase RsmD, coding for MSTASAPRGAGQVRIIGGRWRGTKLAVPDRPGLRPSSDRVRETVFNWLMPALPGARVLDLFAGTGALGLEALSRGAAHATLVERDPGLAVALRDVSGRLDAAATVIAQDALTWLAGQDARFDLVFLDPPFAEGLWERALAALVPRLAADAWVYVEAPAGTVPAVPPEWALHREGQTRDVRYALYRTPGAQAAGTLRPDDSPATTA
- the htpG gene encoding molecular chaperone HtpG; the encoded protein is MTVETRKETLGFQTEVKQLLQLMIHSLYSNKEIFLRELVSNAADAADKLRFEALKEPGLLEDDPTPRIRIGFDADARTLTIDDNGIGMSREDAIAHLGTIAKSGTGEFLRALSGDQKKDANLIGQFGVGFYSAFIVADRVDVFSRRAGLPASEGVHWSSAGEGDFEVATIDKPERGTRIVLHLKDGEEGFADGWKLRGIIKKYSDHVGLPIEMPKEHHGEDAPATAEWEAVNKASALWTRARAEIADEEYTEFYKHIAHDFTDPVAWSHNKVEGKLEYTSLLYVPARAPFDLYHRDGAKGLKLYVQRVFIMDQAEQFLPLYLRFLRGVVDSSDLSLNVSREILQSGPVVDSMRAALTKRALDMLEKLAKDKPEDYKAFWTNFGQVLKEGPAEDYGNREKVAGLLRFASTHDASGEPSVSLADYVGRLQEGQDKLYYLTGDSHAQIKDSPHLEIFRKKGIEVLLLTDRMDEWMMGYLTEFDGRSFVDVARGDLDLGALDSEDEKKAQEETAKAKEALAGRLKTVLGLDVADVRVSHRLTDSPAILAMGQGDLGVQMRQLLEASGQQVPESKPVFEFNPGHPLIVRLDAETDANRFASLTRVLFDQAALAAGESLKDPAGYVKRLNALLLELSA